A single Corynebacterium stationis DNA region contains:
- the guaB gene encoding IMP dehydrogenase, with product MTENRVSTGGDDPNKVALHGLTFDDVLLLPAESNVVPSEVDTSAQFTRNTRLGIPLASAAMDTVTEARMAIAMARQGGIGVLHRNLSSQEQAEQVEIVKRSESGMVTDPVTANPDMTIQEVDDLCARFRISGLPVVNEDGTLLGICTNRDMRFERDYSRKVSDIMTAMPLVVAKEGVSKEEALDLLSTNKVEKLPIVDKNNKLVGLITVKDFVKTEQFPNSSKDASGRLLVAAGIGTGEESYERAGLLVDAGVDVLIVDSAHAHNNRVLEMVSRVKNDFGSKIDVVGGNLATRSAAKAMIEAGADAIKVGIGPGSICTTRVVAGVGAPQITAIMEAATVASAAGVPLIADGGMQYSGDVAKALAAGADSVMLGSMFAGTLEAPGDIVIVGGKQYKRYRGMGSMGAMQGRGLSGEKRSYSKDRYFQADVRSEDKLVPEGVEGKVPYRGEIGQITHQIVGGLRAAMGYTGSATIEELKTKQFVRITTAGLAESHPHHLQQTVEAPNYR from the coding sequence ATGACCGAAAATCGTGTTTCTACCGGTGGAGATGACCCAAATAAGGTTGCACTGCATGGCTTGACGTTTGATGACGTGCTGCTGCTACCTGCCGAATCCAATGTTGTTCCGTCGGAAGTAGACACTTCGGCGCAGTTCACCCGCAATACTCGTTTAGGTATTCCTTTGGCATCGGCTGCGATGGACACGGTTACTGAGGCGCGCATGGCTATTGCCATGGCACGCCAGGGTGGCATTGGTGTCTTGCACCGCAACTTGTCCTCGCAAGAGCAGGCGGAGCAGGTCGAAATCGTCAAGCGCTCTGAGTCCGGCATGGTCACCGACCCTGTGACCGCGAATCCAGACATGACTATCCAGGAAGTTGATGACCTGTGTGCACGCTTCCGCATCTCTGGTCTTCCTGTGGTCAACGAAGACGGCACCTTGTTGGGCATTTGCACCAACCGCGATATGCGCTTTGAGCGCGACTATTCCCGCAAGGTTTCTGACATCATGACCGCTATGCCGCTGGTTGTGGCAAAAGAAGGCGTCAGCAAGGAAGAAGCCCTGGATCTGCTGTCGACAAACAAGGTAGAAAAGCTACCTATCGTTGATAAAAACAACAAGCTGGTCGGTCTGATTACCGTTAAGGACTTTGTAAAGACCGAGCAGTTCCCGAATTCCTCCAAGGATGCTTCGGGCCGTTTGCTAGTAGCAGCAGGTATTGGTACCGGCGAGGAGTCTTATGAGCGTGCAGGCTTGCTTGTCGATGCCGGCGTGGACGTTCTCATTGTCGACTCCGCACACGCGCACAATAACCGCGTGCTGGAAATGGTCTCGCGCGTCAAGAATGACTTCGGCTCCAAGATTGATGTTGTCGGCGGCAACCTGGCAACACGCTCGGCAGCAAAGGCGATGATTGAGGCTGGCGCAGACGCCATCAAGGTGGGTATTGGTCCTGGTTCTATCTGCACCACCCGTGTGGTTGCTGGTGTTGGTGCACCACAGATTACCGCGATCATGGAAGCAGCTACCGTGGCTTCTGCTGCGGGCGTGCCTTTGATTGCAGACGGCGGCATGCAGTACTCCGGTGACGTTGCTAAGGCTTTGGCTGCTGGCGCGGACTCGGTCATGCTGGGCTCGATGTTCGCAGGCACCCTGGAGGCTCCTGGTGACATCGTGATTGTCGGCGGCAAGCAGTACAAGCGCTACCGCGGCATGGGTTCGATGGGCGCTATGCAAGGCCGTGGCCTCTCCGGCGAGAAGCGTTCTTACTCCAAGGACCGCTACTTCCAGGCAGATGTGCGAAGCGAAGACAAGCTGGTTCCAGAAGGCGTGGAAGGCAAGGTTCCTTACCGCGGCGAAATTGGTCAGATTACCCACCAGATTGTGGGCGGTTTGCGCGCGGCAATGGGCTACACTGGCTCCGCTACTATTGAAGAGCTGAAGACCAAGCAGTTCGTGCGTATTACCACTGCTGGCTTGGCCGAGTCGCACCCGCACCACCTGCAGCAAACTGTAGAAGCTCCGAACTACCGTTAA
- a CDS encoding GuaB3 family IMP dehydrogenase-related protein translates to MRDYVEIGIGREARRTYDLADISLVSNRRTRSSSDASTQWHIDAYTFDIPVVSHATDALATPEFVIEMGKQGGLGVINAEGLWGRHEDLDGVIAEVCKSSDDLSVLQELHAAPLKPELLAERISQVRDSGVTVAVRVSPQNAREIAPIVITAGAELLFIQGTLISAEHVSTGGEPLNLKEFIGTLEVPVIAGGVVDYTTALHLMRTGAAGVIVGGGVNTNAETVGIDVPMATAIADVSAARRDYLDETGGRYVHILADDDLNSSADMAKAIACGADAVVLGPLLAQAAEAGAGGFYWPAVAGHPRFPRGVVDYAGDPMFDLDGMEGNNKPSLETVLYGPSNEPFGQLNLVGGLRRAMAKCGYTDLKSFQKVGLAVR, encoded by the coding sequence ATGCGTGACTACGTTGAAATTGGTATTGGCCGTGAGGCGCGCCGAACCTATGACTTAGCTGATATCTCTTTGGTGTCGAACCGCCGTACTCGTTCCTCCTCGGATGCGAGCACGCAATGGCATATTGATGCCTACACGTTTGATATTCCGGTGGTTTCTCACGCAACGGATGCTTTGGCTACCCCTGAGTTTGTTATCGAGATGGGCAAGCAAGGCGGCCTGGGTGTTATTAACGCTGAAGGTCTGTGGGGCCGCCACGAAGACCTGGACGGGGTCATCGCGGAGGTCTGCAAGAGCTCAGACGATCTTTCGGTGCTGCAGGAACTTCACGCAGCTCCGTTGAAGCCGGAGCTTTTGGCTGAGCGTATTTCTCAGGTTCGTGATTCGGGCGTGACGGTTGCTGTGCGCGTGTCTCCGCAGAATGCGCGTGAGATTGCACCAATCGTTATCACGGCTGGTGCTGAGTTGCTGTTTATTCAGGGCACGCTGATTTCTGCTGAGCATGTTTCTACCGGCGGTGAGCCTTTGAACTTGAAGGAGTTCATTGGCACCTTGGAGGTTCCGGTCATTGCTGGTGGCGTGGTGGATTACACCACTGCTTTGCACTTGATGCGCACCGGTGCTGCAGGTGTTATCGTCGGCGGCGGCGTGAACACTAACGCTGAGACCGTCGGCATCGATGTGCCTATGGCAACTGCCATCGCCGATGTCTCCGCCGCCCGCCGCGACTACCTCGATGAAACCGGCGGCCGCTATGTGCACATTCTGGCAGACGATGACCTTAATTCTTCTGCCGATATGGCCAAGGCTATTGCGTGTGGTGCAGACGCAGTTGTGCTGGGGCCGCTCTTGGCGCAGGCTGCGGAAGCCGGTGCTGGTGGCTTTTACTGGCCAGCGGTTGCTGGTCACCCGCGTTTCCCACGCGGCGTTGTGGACTACGCTGGCGATCCAATGTTTGACCTGGATGGCATGGAGGGCAATAACAAGCCATCTTTGGAAACCGTGCTGTACGGTCCATCCAATGAACCATTTGGACAGCTGAATCTGGTTGGCGGATTGCGCCGCGCGATGGCCAAGTGTGGCTACACGGACTTGAAGTCCTTCCAGAAGGTTGGACTTGCGGTTCGCTAA
- a CDS encoding EamA family transporter — translation MTNPYAVLCIIGSCISLQVGAALAIQLFPHAGAWGTASIRLLMAGAILMVITRPKFHTWTRKQWVGVALFGASLGMMNGFFYNAIDRIPLGTAVTIEFLGPLALAAFLSRTFRDAACVALALLGMVLLGLDSFTGESLSLLGVIFVLIAGAFWACYILASKNVGTLVPGQGGLAVALIIGGILLAPLSGTKALVVFTDWNLFALAIGTAILASLVPYSLELVALRRLEPNVFSILISLEPVFAGLFGWILLSQNLSTLKISAILLVVLASIIQTVAKPSKKVPEPDVEEPIYQPARKRSLRQRLRRVSNVRS, via the coding sequence ATGACCAATCCATACGCAGTTTTATGCATCATCGGCTCTTGTATTTCTTTGCAGGTCGGCGCGGCATTAGCCATCCAGCTCTTCCCGCACGCCGGCGCCTGGGGTACAGCGTCGATTCGCCTTCTCATGGCGGGTGCGATCTTGATGGTGATAACGCGCCCGAAGTTTCATACCTGGACGCGCAAACAATGGGTTGGCGTCGCGCTTTTCGGCGCCTCCTTGGGAATGATGAACGGATTTTTCTATAACGCCATCGACCGCATCCCACTGGGCACCGCGGTGACTATTGAGTTCCTAGGTCCCCTGGCGCTGGCCGCATTCTTATCGCGCACTTTCCGCGACGCTGCCTGTGTAGCTCTAGCGCTGCTCGGCATGGTCTTACTCGGCCTGGATTCCTTCACCGGGGAGTCCTTGAGCTTGCTCGGCGTCATCTTCGTGCTCATCGCCGGGGCATTCTGGGCCTGCTACATCCTGGCTTCTAAAAATGTCGGCACCCTGGTCCCAGGCCAAGGAGGGCTCGCAGTCGCGCTGATTATCGGTGGTATCTTGCTCGCGCCGCTATCTGGCACTAAGGCACTGGTGGTGTTTACTGACTGGAACCTCTTCGCCCTTGCCATCGGCACGGCCATCCTGGCGTCCCTGGTTCCCTACTCCCTCGAACTGGTCGCACTGCGTCGGCTGGAGCCCAACGTATTTTCCATCCTCATCTCACTCGAGCCCGTCTTCGCCGGACTCTTCGGCTGGATTCTGCTATCTCAAAACCTCAGCACGTTGAAGATCTCCGCCATCCTGCTGGTGGTTCTGGCTTCCATCATCCAAACCGTGGCCAAACCATCCAAGAAAGTCCCCGAACCCGACGTGGAAGAACCCATCTATCAGCCGGCCCGCAAACGCAGTCTGCGCCAGCGCCTTCGGCGCGTAAGCAACGTGCGCAGCTAG
- a CDS encoding LysR family transcriptional regulator has translation MLDLHRLRILRELRRLGTVTAVAELLSYTHSAISQQLAQCEKDVGVKLYERSGRRIVLTEQGELLADYADELLALADAAQSAVLDSTSQVRGRIRVASFQTALASILPSALDSLKHKYPDLRLEIKQLDIENAMPALSKGTVDLILGEDYPGVMPLTDNTVDREHLIDDELVLITPQDSTLTFQDVEELAGHEGQPGVSFALDSVEFSLRRFFQAYCLQYGFEPKVDFETPDPFLQTYLVRTGHACSVTSALFGPLQPGVRFVHLPGRPHRTLYTAVRAGRAQHPALRALREALAESAAEIAAQSVVESEAEPAAEPGAKPGADHGSS, from the coding sequence ATGCTCGATTTACACCGTTTGCGTATCTTGCGGGAGCTGCGCAGGCTCGGCACAGTAACGGCTGTGGCGGAGCTTTTAAGCTATACGCACTCGGCGATTTCCCAGCAGCTCGCGCAGTGTGAAAAGGACGTCGGGGTCAAACTCTATGAGCGCTCGGGCCGTCGGATTGTGCTCACTGAGCAGGGAGAGCTGTTGGCAGATTATGCTGATGAGCTTTTAGCGCTTGCCGATGCCGCCCAGTCCGCCGTCCTCGACTCCACCTCGCAGGTCCGCGGGCGGATTCGCGTGGCAAGTTTTCAAACGGCCTTGGCGTCGATTTTGCCCTCGGCACTGGATTCACTGAAACATAAGTACCCGGATTTGCGGCTGGAGATTAAGCAGCTCGATATTGAAAATGCGATGCCGGCATTATCCAAAGGAACCGTGGATTTGATTTTGGGCGAGGACTATCCCGGGGTGATGCCGCTGACGGACAACACCGTGGACCGTGAGCATTTGATTGATGATGAATTGGTACTGATCACTCCGCAGGATTCCACCCTGACGTTCCAAGACGTGGAGGAGTTAGCCGGGCATGAGGGCCAACCCGGCGTGAGCTTTGCTTTGGACTCTGTGGAGTTTTCTCTGCGCAGATTCTTTCAGGCGTATTGCTTGCAATATGGGTTTGAACCCAAAGTGGATTTTGAAACTCCAGATCCGTTTCTCCAGACCTATCTGGTGCGTACGGGCCATGCGTGTTCGGTGACCTCGGCGCTTTTCGGCCCGTTGCAGCCCGGCGTGCGCTTTGTTCATCTCCCGGGGCGCCCGCACCGCACGTTGTACACGGCTGTGCGTGCTGGCCGCGCGCAGCACCCAGCACTGCGCGCACTGCGAGAAGCGTTGGCTGAATCCGCCGCAGAAATCGCAGCACAATCGGTAGTGGAATCCGAAGCGGAGCCGGCAGCGGAGCCGGGAGCGAAGCCGGGAGCAGACCATGGCAGTAGCTGA
- a CDS encoding phosphatase PAP2 family protein — protein MAVAEIIAAFSTAMSPRYLFVVVFIAAGIAMFKKVSPWLATYVPASLVLAQAVTTLLKYIIQRPRPPIEEQLVYTHDPSFPSGHSSAAFAIAIALSVLWLSKTWRVKYPWVWVVVAVVGASASAASRLYLKVHWLSDVIAGASIGIAAAIIVWMVYRRRPRVR, from the coding sequence ATGGCAGTAGCTGAAATCATTGCGGCGTTTAGTACCGCCATGAGCCCGCGCTACTTGTTCGTCGTGGTGTTTATCGCAGCAGGCATCGCCATGTTCAAGAAGGTCTCACCATGGCTAGCTACGTATGTGCCAGCCAGTCTCGTGCTCGCGCAGGCGGTGACCACCTTGTTGAAATACATCATCCAGCGCCCCCGCCCGCCGATAGAAGAGCAGCTGGTTTACACCCACGATCCGTCTTTTCCATCAGGGCATTCTTCCGCAGCTTTTGCGATCGCCATAGCACTAAGCGTTTTGTGGCTGAGCAAGACCTGGCGCGTGAAATACCCGTGGGTGTGGGTGGTCGTGGCGGTGGTGGGGGCATCGGCAAGCGCTGCATCCCGGCTGTACTTAAAGGTGCATTGGCTAAGCGATGTGATTGCCGGTGCCAGCATTGGGATAGCGGCCGCGATAATCGTGTGGATGGTTTACCGCCGCAGGCCGCGGGTGCGTTAA
- the guaA gene encoding glutamine-hydrolyzing GMP synthase codes for MTQPATTPRPVLVVDFGAQYAQLIARRVREASIYSEVVPHSATVEEIKAKNPAALILSGGPSSVYADGAPQLKPELLELGVPVFGICYGFQAMNHALGGNVAQTGDREYGRTEITHTGGVLHDGLEENHKVWMSHGDAVDKAPEGFTVTASSAGAPVAAMECVAKQMAGVQYHPEVMHSPHGQEVLVRFLTEVAGLEQTWTSANIAQQLIDDVRAQIGPEGRAICGLSGGVDSAVAAALVQRAIGDRLTCVFVDHGLLRAGEREQVEKDFVASTGAKLITAHEADAFLSKLAGVTDPEAKRKAIGAEFIRSFERAVAQALEESPEDSTVDFLVQGTLYPDVVESGGGDGTANIKSHHNVGGLPDDVEFELVEPLRLLFKDEVRAVGRELGLPEEIVARQPFPGPGLGIRIIGEVTEERLEILRQADLIARTELTNAGLDGDIWQCPVVLLADVRSVGVQGDGRTYGHPIVLRPVSSEDAMTADWTRVPYDVLEKISTRITNEVNDVNRVVVDITSKPPGTIEWE; via the coding sequence GTGACTCAACCTGCAACAACTCCGCGCCCAGTCCTCGTGGTGGATTTCGGTGCCCAATACGCACAGCTGATTGCTCGTCGCGTACGTGAGGCATCGATTTACTCCGAGGTAGTCCCACATTCCGCTACCGTTGAAGAGATTAAAGCTAAAAACCCTGCAGCTTTGATTTTGTCCGGTGGCCCGTCCTCTGTTTATGCCGATGGCGCCCCGCAATTAAAGCCTGAACTGCTCGAGCTTGGTGTGCCAGTCTTTGGCATCTGCTACGGCTTCCAGGCCATGAACCATGCTTTGGGTGGCAACGTTGCGCAAACCGGTGACCGTGAATACGGCCGCACCGAAATCACCCATACCGGTGGTGTGCTGCACGACGGCTTAGAAGAAAACCACAAGGTCTGGATGTCCCACGGTGATGCTGTGGATAAGGCACCTGAGGGCTTTACCGTGACCGCATCGTCGGCTGGTGCGCCGGTTGCAGCGATGGAATGCGTGGCCAAGCAAATGGCTGGTGTGCAATACCACCCCGAGGTTATGCATTCCCCACACGGACAGGAAGTACTCGTTCGCTTCCTCACCGAGGTAGCAGGGCTAGAGCAGACCTGGACCTCGGCAAATATTGCGCAGCAGCTTATCGATGATGTCCGCGCGCAAATCGGCCCTGAAGGCCGCGCTATTTGTGGCCTGTCGGGCGGCGTGGACTCCGCAGTCGCTGCAGCGCTCGTGCAGCGCGCCATTGGCGACCGTTTGACCTGTGTGTTCGTGGACCACGGTCTGCTGCGCGCCGGTGAGCGTGAGCAGGTAGAAAAGGACTTCGTGGCTTCGACTGGTGCGAAGCTGATTACCGCGCATGAAGCTGATGCTTTCTTGTCTAAGCTCGCCGGTGTTACCGATCCTGAGGCTAAGCGCAAGGCTATCGGCGCGGAATTCATCCGTTCCTTTGAGCGTGCCGTGGCTCAGGCTTTGGAAGAATCTCCTGAAGACTCCACAGTGGACTTCCTGGTCCAGGGCACCTTGTATCCGGATGTGGTTGAATCCGGCGGCGGTGACGGCACCGCAAATATCAAGTCCCACCACAACGTTGGCGGCCTGCCAGACGATGTCGAATTCGAGCTCGTCGAGCCACTACGCCTGCTGTTTAAGGACGAAGTCCGCGCCGTCGGCCGCGAGCTCGGCCTGCCTGAGGAAATCGTTGCCCGCCAGCCATTCCCTGGCCCTGGCCTAGGCATCCGCATCATCGGTGAAGTCACCGAGGAGCGTCTAGAAATCCTGCGTCAAGCAGACCTGATTGCGCGTACCGAGCTGACCAACGCTGGCCTCGACGGTGATATCTGGCAGTGCCCAGTCGTACTGCTTGCCGATGTCCGCTCCGTGGGAGTCCAAGGCGACGGCCGCACCTACGGCCACCCAATCGTGCTGCGCCCAGTGTCCTCCGAGGATGCCATGACCGCCGACTGGACCCGCGTTCCTTACGACGTCCTAGAGAAAATCTCCACCCGCATTACCAACGAAGTCAACGACGTCAACCGCGTGGTCGTCGACATCACCTCCAAGCCACCGGGAACCATCGAGTGGGAGTAA
- a CDS encoding PspC domain-containing protein, with protein sequence MTSYEPSPYGPDAHGASSQSNPYKKPSNLSDNAQADSTQTSANGKKPQPDFMEEITNAFTEAKDSITSAFTEMRSESPKSDKQGDDNASLSDAPKTTFDDVKKQFKEMWASRPVRLPSDQGGGGKIAGVAEGIAVRYQIDPTLVRVVFVVTAFCWGGSIALYLLAWMFMPRYSKTTSPFEDAFGEKKDLPKNSDGKSTSEKSLGMTLAIIFAVGFILPLIFSSSSLTMLLPIAAGVGGWYLLHKRRPDAPAGLLATPQQHAEPPRDEHIDLSMFEPIDGYPFPDGRTTPPAWDPLGAAPDTWHLPDPDPIVQEPQPKKKRRWGRVLGIISAVIAVWGLIIGGIVLAFGLTANSPSWTSSNWGTSSYTPANEAALTDVYDMGIGTFTLDLSQTEGLDNMTENRTVTIDGGIGAINLDLPENTPVNVTCDSGIGQSNCVELHHDDAKLTIDIDAGIGTTTIDYGFMSEEADKALTNTGR encoded by the coding sequence ATGACTTCCTACGAGCCTTCCCCATACGGCCCAGATGCCCACGGAGCATCATCCCAATCCAATCCGTACAAGAAACCATCGAATCTTTCGGACAACGCGCAAGCGGACAGCACCCAAACAAGCGCGAACGGTAAAAAGCCACAGCCTGATTTCATGGAAGAAATCACCAATGCTTTTACTGAAGCCAAAGACAGCATCACTTCTGCTTTCACTGAGATGCGGTCAGAGAGCCCAAAGTCAGATAAGCAGGGCGATGATAACGCATCGCTTAGCGATGCCCCCAAGACCACCTTCGATGACGTAAAGAAGCAGTTCAAAGAAATGTGGGCATCACGCCCAGTACGCCTGCCATCCGATCAAGGTGGCGGCGGCAAGATTGCCGGTGTGGCCGAGGGCATCGCGGTTCGCTATCAGATAGATCCCACCCTGGTTCGCGTTGTCTTCGTCGTCACGGCCTTTTGCTGGGGCGGTTCGATTGCCCTGTACCTGCTGGCGTGGATGTTCATGCCGCGCTACTCCAAGACCACCTCACCTTTTGAGGATGCCTTTGGAGAGAAGAAGGACCTTCCAAAAAATTCTGATGGTAAATCCACTTCGGAGAAGTCCTTGGGCATGACCCTGGCGATTATCTTCGCTGTAGGCTTTATCCTTCCGCTGATTTTCTCCTCGAGTTCGCTGACCATGCTGCTACCTATCGCGGCCGGTGTCGGTGGCTGGTACTTGCTGCACAAACGTCGCCCGGACGCACCGGCAGGTTTGCTGGCTACCCCGCAACAGCACGCCGAGCCACCACGGGATGAGCACATTGACTTGTCGATGTTCGAGCCTATCGATGGCTACCCCTTCCCCGATGGCCGCACCACCCCACCGGCCTGGGATCCGCTAGGCGCGGCACCTGATACCTGGCACTTGCCTGACCCAGATCCGATTGTGCAGGAGCCACAGCCGAAGAAGAAGCGTCGCTGGGGTCGTGTACTCGGCATCATCAGCGCGGTTATCGCGGTATGGGGTCTAATTATCGGCGGCATCGTGCTCGCCTTCGGTCTCACAGCTAATAGCCCAAGTTGGACTTCTTCGAACTGGGGAACGAGCTCATATACTCCAGCCAATGAAGCAGCCCTCACAGATGTTTACGACATGGGAATCGGCACTTTTACCCTCGACCTCTCACAGACTGAGGGCTTAGATAACATGACCGAGAACCGCACCGTCACCATCGATGGCGGTATCGGTGCAATCAACCTGGATCTGCCAGAAAATACTCCGGTCAATGTGACATGTGATTCTGGGATTGGTCAAAGCAACTGTGTTGAACTACACCACGATGATGCCAAGCTCACCATCGATATCGACGCCGGTATCGGCACCACCACCATTGATTATGGCTTCATGAGCGAGGAAGCCGACAAGGCTCTCACCAACACTGGCCGTTAA
- a CDS encoding ATP-binding protein, with the protein MTTPAPYATAERPEPYPRLKRASDGSVVAGVASGVSAHLNVDVLLVRLVFAVAALASGVGLFVYAGLWMLVKAGDVYPVTGAFSDRFAGKLPRGVNSLIIAFAIVGPILFATLGAGLSLFALLPLIIVAVGAFLAWRAYDRGLSGTTGIISVVSGAVLVFSGVLFMVLSWQGNDSFGSAVLAVVLTLGGIGALVVPLGIRMWNQLSEQQAAKAASDERAEIASRLHDSVLQTLALIQKRADDPQEVARLARGQERELRGWLFDSEEKTSQSVFAALDTACGEVEDLFGISIRPVTVGEDIPLAEDTKLTVMAAREAMVNAGKHAGVDSVDVYAEHLAGELSIFVRDRGAGFDSEAVPEDRHGIRDSIVERMNRIGGTAKIKSTPGEGTEVTLTIAS; encoded by the coding sequence ATGACCACTCCTGCGCCTTATGCAACTGCTGAGCGCCCTGAACCATATCCACGCTTAAAACGTGCCTCTGATGGCAGCGTGGTGGCGGGCGTCGCTTCTGGTGTGTCCGCACACCTGAATGTGGATGTGCTTCTTGTCCGTTTAGTCTTTGCGGTAGCGGCTTTGGCTTCTGGCGTGGGCTTGTTCGTCTATGCCGGGTTGTGGATGCTGGTTAAAGCTGGCGATGTTTACCCTGTTACCGGTGCATTTAGCGACCGTTTCGCGGGGAAGCTGCCGCGCGGTGTCAACAGCTTAATTATTGCTTTTGCCATTGTGGGGCCAATTCTCTTTGCCACTCTGGGCGCGGGATTGTCCCTGTTTGCCCTGCTGCCGCTGATTATCGTGGCAGTTGGTGCTTTCTTAGCGTGGCGTGCCTATGACCGCGGGCTCAGCGGTACCACCGGCATTATTAGCGTGGTCTCTGGTGCGGTGCTGGTCTTTTCCGGCGTGCTATTTATGGTCTTAAGCTGGCAGGGCAATGATTCTTTCGGCTCTGCTGTGTTGGCTGTCGTGCTGACCTTAGGCGGTATCGGTGCGCTGGTGGTACCGCTGGGCATTCGCATGTGGAATCAACTCAGTGAGCAACAAGCGGCGAAGGCAGCGTCCGATGAGCGCGCGGAGATTGCCTCGCGTTTACATGATTCGGTGCTGCAGACCCTCGCTCTGATACAAAAGCGTGCCGATGACCCCCAGGAAGTCGCACGCCTCGCCCGCGGGCAAGAGCGTGAGTTGCGCGGCTGGTTGTTTGATTCGGAAGAAAAGACCTCGCAATCTGTCTTTGCCGCATTAGATACTGCCTGCGGTGAGGTTGAGGATCTGTTTGGTATTTCAATTCGCCCGGTGACCGTCGGCGAAGACATCCCGCTGGCGGAAGACACCAAACTTACGGTGATGGCCGCGCGCGAAGCTATGGTCAATGCCGGCAAGCATGCCGGTGTGGATTCCGTTGATGTCTACGCCGAGCACCTCGCCGGCGAGCTTTCTATTTTCGTTCGCGATCGCGGCGCAGGTTTTGATTCGGAGGCTGTTCCCGAAGACCGCCACGGTATCCGCGATTCCATCGTGGAACGCATGAACCGCATCGGCGGCACGGCGAAGATTAAGTCCACTCCAGGTGAGGGCACCGAGGTCACCCTCACCATCGCGAGTTAA
- a CDS encoding response regulator, protein MVNVFLVDDHSVFRAGVRAELGNAEGISIVGDAGTVAEATSGITETNPDVVLLDVHMPDGGGLAVLSNITKAQLGEDGPKFLALSVSDAAEDVIALIRAGARGYVTKNIGGAELAEAIERVHSGDAYFSPRLAGFVLDAFASGEPAPDPAGGPDSEPEPISDPVVDALTRRELEVLRLLARGYTYREIGQELFISIKTVETHASNILRKTQQSNRYQLTRWAADRDLD, encoded by the coding sequence ATGGTGAATGTCTTTCTGGTTGATGACCATTCCGTATTCCGTGCCGGGGTGCGTGCTGAACTAGGAAATGCTGAAGGTATTTCCATCGTTGGTGATGCCGGCACGGTAGCTGAAGCAACCAGTGGAATTACAGAAACCAACCCAGATGTCGTGCTTTTGGACGTGCACATGCCAGATGGTGGGGGACTGGCGGTGCTGAGCAATATCACCAAAGCGCAGCTAGGTGAAGATGGTCCGAAGTTTCTCGCGCTATCAGTCTCTGATGCAGCAGAAGATGTTATCGCGTTGATTCGGGCTGGCGCGCGTGGGTACGTAACCAAGAATATTGGCGGTGCGGAACTCGCAGAGGCTATTGAGCGGGTCCATAGCGGCGATGCGTATTTCTCCCCACGGCTGGCAGGTTTTGTCCTCGATGCCTTTGCCTCCGGTGAGCCGGCACCCGACCCAGCGGGTGGTCCGGACTCGGAACCAGAACCAATTTCAGATCCGGTCGTGGATGCACTTACGCGCCGCGAGCTCGAAGTGCTGCGGCTTTTGGCACGTGGCTATACCTACCGCGAAATTGGTCAAGAGCTGTTTATTTCAATCAAGACGGTGGAAACGCACGCCTCGAACATCTTGCGCAAGACGCAGCAGTCGAACCGCTATCAGCTCACGCGCTGGGCAGCGGATAGGGACTTGGATTAG